A stretch of Enterobacter cloacae complex sp. ECNIH7 DNA encodes these proteins:
- a CDS encoding DUF2931 family protein encodes MSCNISSANDQQGKIKAPFDEWYFTFSTPKALPAQVTLVKLIDVNGYGKVFRTIDQPQGQSVGTWSQHAGKGTSPFNKASSPPQVIQFCWDSIIDKMVYETTLVFSSETKNKMLTTEPSNYSPQETYYFQYMVIGLAPEGKVRVWLKNNGRPNLEQTGTEITTVSGNELSMCKGVTESDFSYGYSNATKEFIKGKEYPYGKW; translated from the coding sequence GTGAGCTGCAATATCAGTTCGGCTAATGACCAGCAAGGGAAGATTAAAGCCCCTTTTGATGAGTGGTACTTTACCTTTTCGACACCTAAAGCACTACCTGCTCAGGTGACACTTGTAAAGCTTATTGATGTCAACGGGTATGGAAAGGTTTTTAGAACAATAGACCAGCCACAAGGGCAAAGTGTGGGGACATGGAGCCAGCATGCCGGAAAGGGAACTTCGCCTTTTAATAAAGCATCCTCCCCCCCGCAAGTTATACAATTTTGCTGGGATTCAATTATTGACAAAATGGTTTATGAAACCACATTAGTGTTCTCATCTGAAACTAAGAATAAAATGCTTACTACGGAACCCAGTAACTACAGTCCTCAGGAAACTTATTATTTTCAATATATGGTGATTGGTCTGGCACCTGAAGGAAAAGTCAGGGTTTGGTTAAAAAACAATGGTAGACCTAATCTTGAACAAACAGGTACAGAAATCACAACTGTTTCCGGTAATGAGCTGAGTATGTGCAAAGGCGTTACGGAAAGTGATTTTTCCTATGGATATAGCAATGCAACTAAAGAGTTTATAAAAGGCAAAGAATATCCCTATGGGAAGTGGTAA
- a CDS encoding ImcF-related family protein, which yields MTTDDSAWRGGWGKLGFSALLAGGIAWGIWHYGDQMGLHTPLLKGLVIAGALILLMLFRHGKTITLAIKQGWHRFQSKRKNVLPADEGRVEQTEPRNVTVNTLREAMRNLYGRRWGRKTRILLITGTAEEVEKLTPGLTTQLWQEDRGTLLLWGGDLNTLADSAWLTALRKLRRRPVDGLVWVTSAFDQLSAPGLEPPLLVPSESTMDALSHAISVRMETLGWKLPLYVWSLHPRAGQPEGRITQATGCLLPVGCRTEGLAEQLSALTLDLISQGLQQTCGEVKHNFLLTLADQLIREPQSVTAPLSVMLNPYRPLPLAGVVFSQPSAGAERAVPHHWGMDKRWDVLPDSIRALPAALRPRKPGIPWRKAMTSVVALAMVGWAAWMSIAYVTNRSQIDGANAQAALAARQNQPLEQRLHTLSELQKTLARLQYRAEHGVPWYEQVGLSQNNALLTALWPCYRDSALPLLRDAAADHLQKQISAFNALPPGSPLREQMAKATYDQLKLYLMLTRPEHMDAAWFSSVLLHDWPKRDGVKDGVWQGVAPSLLSFYGAQLVAHPEWKLRADESMVSQARSLLVRLMGVRNSESTLYQKMLSQVAHLYVDMRLEDMTGDTDASRLFSTTEVVPGMFTRQAWEQAVQPAIEKVMKARRDELDWVLTDSRRQVNKQDETSPEALKKRLTERYFADFGGAWLEFLNSLRLRRAMTLSDSIDQLTLMADVRQSPLVALMNTLNVQGRTAQTGEAISDSLVKSAKNLLGGDNKDAIDQSAGVHGPLDATFGPVLALMDKNRTGAQELSLQSFLTRVTQVRLRLQQVTNAADPQAMTQTIAQTVFQGKAVDLTETRDYGSLIAAGLGQEWSGFGRTVFVNPMEQAWQQVLTPAADSLNAQWQQAVVAEWNSAFGGRYPFSNSSSDVSLPLLAKYLNADSGRIAQFLQTRLKGVLHKEGNHWVPDSINSQGLVFNPAFLNAINTLSYISDVAFTEGNAGMNFELRPGTADGVMQTDMIIDSQKLTYVNQLPAWKRFTWPADTEAPGANLSWISTQAGTRQYTDIPGAWGWIRLLDKAAVSAYPGVSSSFSLSWKAQDGRTLNYTLRTEAGEGPLALLKLRNFRLPETIFSTTGIAPSDLATDTASDNGEAY from the coding sequence ATGACCACGGATGATTCAGCATGGCGCGGAGGATGGGGAAAACTGGGGTTCTCCGCGCTTTTAGCGGGCGGGATTGCCTGGGGCATCTGGCACTATGGTGATCAGATGGGGCTGCATACCCCGTTACTTAAAGGGCTGGTCATTGCCGGAGCCCTGATTTTATTGATGCTGTTCCGCCACGGCAAAACCATTACGCTCGCCATTAAACAGGGCTGGCATCGTTTCCAGTCTAAGCGAAAGAATGTTCTGCCAGCCGATGAAGGCCGCGTTGAACAGACCGAGCCGCGTAATGTCACCGTCAATACCCTCCGTGAAGCCATGCGTAACCTCTACGGTCGTCGCTGGGGGCGTAAAACACGCATTCTGCTGATAACCGGTACCGCCGAAGAGGTGGAAAAACTGACCCCAGGGCTCACGACTCAGCTCTGGCAGGAAGACCGCGGCACGTTGTTACTGTGGGGCGGTGACCTCAATACCCTGGCAGACAGTGCCTGGCTGACCGCGCTGCGTAAGCTGCGTCGCCGTCCGGTGGATGGCCTGGTGTGGGTCACTTCGGCCTTTGACCAGCTCTCAGCACCAGGGCTGGAGCCGCCATTGCTGGTGCCGTCTGAAAGCACCATGGATGCCCTGTCTCACGCCATCAGTGTGCGTATGGAAACGCTTGGCTGGAAACTCCCGCTGTATGTCTGGTCCCTGCACCCGCGCGCCGGTCAGCCGGAGGGACGCATTACGCAGGCGACCGGCTGCCTGTTACCTGTCGGGTGTCGCACCGAAGGGCTGGCAGAACAACTCTCTGCCCTGACGCTGGATTTGATCTCGCAGGGTCTGCAGCAGACCTGCGGCGAGGTGAAACATAACTTCCTGCTGACGCTTGCCGACCAGCTTATTCGTGAGCCACAAAGCGTGACCGCACCACTGTCGGTGATGCTCAATCCCTACCGCCCGCTGCCGCTGGCCGGTGTGGTGTTCAGTCAGCCCTCTGCCGGTGCCGAACGTGCCGTGCCGCACCACTGGGGCATGGATAAGCGCTGGGATGTACTGCCGGACTCGATCCGGGCGCTCCCGGCGGCTCTGCGTCCGCGCAAGCCAGGCATCCCGTGGCGTAAAGCGATGACCTCTGTTGTCGCCCTGGCGATGGTGGGCTGGGCTGCGTGGATGAGCATTGCCTATGTCACCAACCGCAGCCAGATTGACGGCGCGAATGCCCAGGCAGCACTTGCCGCCCGACAGAACCAGCCGCTGGAGCAGCGCCTGCACACGCTGTCTGAACTCCAGAAAACGCTGGCCCGTCTGCAGTACCGTGCTGAGCACGGCGTGCCATGGTATGAGCAGGTCGGGCTGAGTCAGAATAATGCCCTGCTGACCGCACTTTGGCCATGTTACCGCGACAGCGCACTGCCATTGTTGCGGGATGCGGCCGCAGACCACCTGCAGAAGCAGATCAGTGCGTTTAACGCGCTGCCGCCGGGCAGCCCGCTGCGTGAGCAGATGGCTAAAGCTACCTATGACCAGCTCAAACTCTACCTGATGCTTACCCGTCCGGAACATATGGATGCGGCCTGGTTCAGCTCGGTGCTGCTGCACGACTGGCCAAAACGTGATGGTGTGAAAGACGGTGTCTGGCAGGGTGTGGCGCCTTCACTGCTGTCGTTCTATGGCGCACAGCTGGTTGCGCATCCAGAGTGGAAGCTCCGTGCTGATGAAAGCATGGTCAGCCAGGCGCGTTCCCTGTTGGTTCGTCTGATGGGCGTACGTAACAGTGAATCGACCCTGTACCAGAAGATGCTCTCCCAGGTGGCACATCTGTATGTGGATATGCGTCTGGAGGACATGACCGGGGATACCGATGCATCCCGTCTGTTCAGCACCACGGAAGTCGTGCCCGGCATGTTCACCCGCCAGGCCTGGGAGCAGGCCGTGCAACCTGCTATAGAAAAGGTGATGAAGGCACGCCGGGACGAGCTCGACTGGGTGCTGACTGACAGCAGGCGTCAGGTGAATAAACAGGACGAGACCTCGCCGGAAGCGCTGAAAAAACGCCTGACGGAACGCTACTTCGCTGACTTTGGCGGGGCCTGGCTGGAGTTTCTTAACAGCCTGCGGCTTCGCCGGGCCATGACGCTGTCGGATTCGATTGACCAACTGACCCTGATGGCCGACGTGCGCCAGTCACCTCTGGTGGCTCTGATGAACACCCTGAATGTGCAGGGCCGCACCGCTCAGACCGGGGAAGCGATTTCAGACTCGCTGGTGAAATCGGCCAAAAACCTGCTCGGGGGTGATAACAAAGATGCCATTGACCAGAGTGCCGGGGTTCATGGCCCGCTGGATGCGACCTTTGGTCCGGTGCTGGCGCTGATGGACAAGAACCGCACGGGTGCACAGGAGTTGAGTCTGCAGTCGTTCCTGACCCGCGTAACCCAGGTGCGTCTGCGCCTGCAGCAGGTGACCAATGCTGCTGACCCGCAGGCCATGACCCAGACCATTGCCCAGACCGTATTCCAGGGCAAGGCCGTTGATCTGACCGAAACCCGCGACTACGGCAGCCTGATTGCTGCAGGGCTCGGGCAGGAGTGGAGCGGCTTTGGGCGCACGGTGTTTGTGAATCCGATGGAGCAGGCCTGGCAGCAGGTGCTGACCCCGGCGGCCGACAGCCTTAATGCCCAGTGGCAGCAGGCGGTGGTCGCTGAGTGGAACAGTGCTTTTGGTGGCCGCTATCCTTTCAGTAATTCCAGCAGTGATGTCTCCCTGCCGCTGCTCGCCAAATACCTCAACGCAGATTCCGGGCGTATCGCCCAGTTCCTGCAGACCCGCCTCAAAGGCGTGCTGCACAAAGAGGGCAATCACTGGGTACCGGACAGCATCAACTCGCAGGGCCTGGTGTTTAATCCTGCCTTCCTCAATGCTATCAACACCCTGAGTTATATCTCGGATGTGGCCTTCACCGAAGGCAACGCCGGCATGAACTTCGAACTGCGTCCGGGCACTGCCGATGGCGTAATGCAGACCGACATGATTATCGACAGCCAGAAGCTGACCTATGTGAACCAGCTGCCGGCGTGGAAGCGCTTCACCTGGCCTGCAGATACTGAGGCTCCGGGTGCGAACCTGAGCTGGATTAGCACACAGGCCGGAACCCGTCAGTACACCGATATCCCAGGTGCCTGGGGCTGGATCCGCCTGCTCGATAAAGCCGCGGTCAGTGCTTACCCGGGTGTCAGCAGCAGCTTCAGCCTGAGCTGGAAGGCACAGGACGGTCGCACGCTTAATTACACCCTGCGAACCGAAGCAGGCGAAGGCCCGCTGGCTCTGCTGAAGCTGCGTAACTTCCGTCTCCCGGAAACCATCTTCAGCACCACCGGTATCGCACCCTCAGACCTAGCTACAGATACGGCCAGTGACAATGGGGAGGCGTACTGA
- a CDS encoding PAAR domain-containing protein: protein MSKGFVLIGDKTTHGGQVISASSTMVVNGKKVALVGDKVSCPKEGHGINAIIEGSPEWTSDGKAVVVDGCHCECGCQVISSAPDCVIG, encoded by the coding sequence ATGTCTAAAGGTTTTGTATTGATTGGTGATAAAACCACGCATGGCGGACAGGTTATTTCTGCCTCATCAACAATGGTAGTAAATGGCAAGAAGGTTGCCCTCGTAGGCGATAAAGTCAGCTGCCCAAAAGAGGGGCATGGCATTAATGCCATTATTGAAGGATCGCCTGAATGGACCTCTGACGGCAAAGCCGTGGTTGTGGATGGTTGCCACTGTGAGTGTGGTTGTCAGGTGATCTCCAGTGCACCGGATTGTGTAATAGGATAA
- a CDS encoding tetratricopeptide repeat protein: protein MKLASYLLLFFISLPCFSETVNLDPTSSTKADDANSMANMYRLGMGVPKDMKKAFELYQIAAELGNTDAQVDLGDMYYSGEETSQSYEKANYWYEKAAKNNSAKAQMYLGYAYLSGKGVAVDYDKAKIFLELAVKQGDPSAMNHLGTMYFDGKGVTKNKNKAITLFQKSCSEGDSNACDKLKEIKAEK from the coding sequence ATGAAACTAGCTTCCTACTTGTTGTTGTTTTTTATCTCCCTCCCATGTTTTTCTGAAACTGTCAATTTAGACCCAACATCATCGACTAAAGCAGACGATGCAAACTCAATGGCCAATATGTATCGTCTGGGCATGGGTGTTCCGAAGGATATGAAAAAAGCATTTGAACTCTATCAGATCGCTGCTGAACTCGGAAACACGGATGCTCAGGTCGATTTAGGTGATATGTATTATTCTGGCGAAGAAACTTCTCAGAGTTACGAAAAGGCCAATTATTGGTATGAGAAGGCTGCGAAGAACAACAGTGCTAAAGCTCAGATGTATTTAGGTTACGCATACCTTAGTGGTAAGGGCGTCGCTGTAGATTATGATAAAGCCAAAATTTTTCTTGAGCTTGCAGTTAAACAAGGCGATCCTTCAGCCATGAATCATTTGGGCACGATGTATTTTGATGGTAAAGGAGTAACCAAAAATAAAAATAAGGCTATCACGCTATTCCAAAAAAGCTGCTCGGAAGGTGATTCGAATGCGTGTGATAAGTTAAAAGAAATTAAAGCCGAGAAATAA
- the tssA gene encoding type VI secretion system protein TssA, whose translation MSTLNTLLSACQTEQAPLLAATRERVAQWDSWLQPLSEQSSAGEDPGYDDDFQQIREEINKLSGANTELICLHAEKILTTVAKDIRVATWYCWAKLHREGEQGLAEGLELLAGLLERFGSQLHPQRDRSRKAALEWLAGSRMTDSLSLYPEVVRIDAMRTTGALLLIARLIENEPDETRPELNALYGALESRLQKAGGVDAVVPQNASTSETPSFASHSDAPVIGRISSGQDLLTQARTLTEYLREQPDGWLSAHHLMKSLRHDTLRAIPAPDAQGRTRIEPPRADQRALLKRLYLQQSWAEMLETADSTFSRGANHLWLDLQWYIHQALTKSGQETLADIVLADLKGLLSRLSGLETLAFSDGTPFADEVTLNWIQNSVIDTTGGWDNDTPLAPATAGNDDILALEPEAVALADSEGPDAALGWLQTRPGMITDRQKWLLRLLMGRIAEQYGKNDLAVHLFAELGERAREVTLSNWEPELMFEVQARHLKLLRLKAGRSEAEKARLTPVMDQLLAGLIAVDPARAAVLCG comes from the coding sequence ATGAGCACGCTCAATACCTTACTCAGCGCCTGCCAGACAGAGCAGGCGCCCTTGCTTGCCGCCACCCGTGAGCGTGTGGCGCAGTGGGACAGCTGGCTGCAGCCGCTGTCCGAGCAATCGTCCGCTGGCGAAGACCCGGGCTATGACGATGACTTCCAGCAGATTCGCGAGGAAATTAATAAGCTCTCTGGTGCTAACACCGAGCTTATTTGCCTGCATGCAGAAAAGATTTTAACCACCGTTGCGAAAGATATCCGTGTGGCCACCTGGTACTGCTGGGCGAAGCTACACCGGGAAGGCGAGCAGGGGCTGGCCGAAGGACTTGAACTACTGGCCGGTCTGCTGGAGCGCTTTGGGTCACAGTTGCACCCGCAACGTGACCGCAGCCGAAAGGCGGCGCTGGAATGGCTGGCAGGATCGCGCATGACCGACTCGCTTTCCCTGTACCCGGAAGTGGTCAGGATCGATGCGATGCGAACCACCGGTGCACTGCTGCTGATAGCACGGCTTATTGAGAATGAGCCGGATGAAACCCGTCCGGAACTCAATGCGCTTTACGGTGCGCTTGAAAGTCGCCTGCAGAAAGCGGGGGGCGTGGATGCGGTAGTACCGCAAAACGCCAGCACCAGTGAAACCCCGTCGTTTGCCAGTCACAGCGATGCCCCGGTCATCGGGCGGATTTCGTCCGGTCAGGATTTGCTGACCCAGGCCCGCACCCTTACCGAATACCTGCGCGAGCAGCCAGATGGCTGGCTGTCAGCACACCATCTGATGAAGAGCCTGCGTCATGACACCCTGCGGGCCATCCCGGCCCCGGATGCGCAGGGGCGTACACGCATCGAGCCGCCAAGGGCGGATCAGCGCGCGTTACTCAAACGTCTCTACCTGCAGCAGAGCTGGGCTGAAATGCTGGAAACGGCCGACAGCACCTTTTCCCGCGGAGCCAATCACCTGTGGCTGGATTTGCAGTGGTACATCCACCAGGCGTTGACGAAATCCGGTCAGGAGACGCTAGCCGACATTGTCTTGGCCGATCTGAAAGGGCTGCTGTCTCGCCTGTCCGGGCTGGAGACACTGGCGTTCAGTGACGGTACACCGTTTGCGGACGAAGTGACGCTGAACTGGATCCAGAATAGCGTGATTGATACCACTGGTGGGTGGGACAACGATACGCCATTAGCCCCGGCCACCGCCGGTAACGATGACATTCTGGCGCTGGAGCCGGAAGCCGTGGCGCTGGCCGACAGTGAAGGCCCGGATGCCGCGCTGGGCTGGTTGCAGACCCGGCCGGGCATGATCACCGATCGTCAGAAGTGGCTGTTGCGTCTGCTGATGGGGCGCATTGCTGAGCAGTACGGTAAAAATGACCTGGCGGTACACCTGTTTGCTGAGCTGGGTGAACGTGCAAGAGAAGTGACCCTCAGTAACTGGGAGCCTGAGCTGATGTTTGAGGTGCAGGCCCGCCATCTGAAACTCCTGCGTCTGAAAGCCGGTCGCAGCGAGGCTGAAAAGGCCCGCCTTACACCGGTAATGGACCAGTTACTTGCCGGACTGATCGCCGTCGATCCAGCCCGTGCCGCCGTGCTTTGCGGTTAA
- a CDS encoding T6SS phospholipase effector Tle1-like catalytic domain-containing protein, whose protein sequence is MTNYHAWEASDCEHFTNVNISEKTIVCKRKPVPGITITIGMFFDGTGNNVFNTDERLLKSCTHLDVGLKKEDLELCTKKLGMSTDGSNSYMGYYSNIHWLNTLYSIDDEIVEDKYQFQRAVYVQGIGTQKGKEDSLVAMGTGTLSEGVVDKTDEGVSQITNEIRTLLGEGNGITNAIEKIQFDIFGFSRGAAAARHFANRIRNNDKAIQQAITKGLDGRNQHGKPAGEVRFIGLFDTVCAVGLDPHDAINPGVDLDLPPDIAQKVFQIAAMHECRYNFSLNSIKESWPELTLPGVHSDIGGGYNPKEQEYYFLTKPKNETVRDSVPSEITDVYRQTAAETPDLRTFPNLSPVMASGEVKTETWYDYLVNHEKRRQEITEKRVGAAVTLKRVVPNDWSKVSLRVMLDSALEAGVDMKEIEPTNEKLRLPPELEELSQKAIDQGKAVRSGSVPASYTSSEIQVIGKYIHCSANWNPVEFKTVWLDGKHVEKIYGAVKATEVFGFINRPNFGWTRAVWNMKGEKA, encoded by the coding sequence ATGACTAATTACCATGCATGGGAAGCCAGCGACTGTGAACACTTTACTAATGTAAACATTTCGGAAAAAACAATTGTTTGTAAACGAAAGCCTGTTCCAGGCATTACCATCACGATCGGGATGTTCTTTGATGGTACAGGGAACAATGTTTTCAATACAGATGAACGTTTGTTAAAAAGTTGCACTCACCTTGATGTTGGCCTCAAAAAAGAAGATCTTGAACTTTGTACCAAAAAACTGGGAATGAGTACTGATGGTTCCAACAGCTATATGGGGTACTATTCAAACATTCATTGGCTGAACACTCTTTATTCCATTGATGATGAAATCGTTGAAGATAAATATCAATTTCAGCGGGCAGTTTATGTTCAGGGTATTGGCACTCAAAAAGGGAAAGAAGACAGCCTGGTTGCGATGGGGACAGGGACTTTATCAGAAGGTGTAGTTGATAAAACCGATGAAGGTGTTTCTCAAATTACAAATGAAATTCGAACGCTGCTGGGTGAAGGAAATGGCATAACAAACGCAATAGAGAAAATCCAGTTCGATATATTCGGTTTCAGTCGGGGGGCAGCAGCAGCCCGTCATTTTGCAAATCGCATCAGAAATAATGATAAAGCGATACAGCAGGCAATCACTAAGGGGCTTGATGGCCGAAATCAGCATGGTAAGCCTGCTGGTGAAGTGAGGTTTATTGGTTTGTTTGACACCGTTTGTGCCGTTGGGCTTGACCCGCATGATGCCATAAACCCGGGAGTGGATCTGGATTTACCCCCCGATATTGCACAGAAGGTTTTCCAGATTGCAGCAATGCACGAGTGTCGATATAACTTTAGCCTGAATAGTATAAAAGAATCCTGGCCAGAGTTGACCCTCCCAGGAGTGCATTCCGATATTGGTGGTGGTTATAATCCCAAAGAGCAGGAATATTATTTTTTAACTAAGCCGAAAAATGAAACAGTCAGGGACAGTGTTCCTTCAGAAATTACGGACGTTTATCGACAAACTGCAGCTGAAACACCTGATTTGAGGACATTTCCTAACCTAAGCCCAGTAATGGCGAGTGGAGAAGTAAAAACTGAAACTTGGTATGACTATCTGGTTAACCATGAGAAGCGGCGCCAGGAGATCACAGAAAAGCGTGTCGGCGCGGCTGTAACGCTTAAACGAGTCGTTCCCAATGACTGGAGTAAGGTCAGCTTAAGGGTAATGCTTGATTCTGCTCTTGAGGCGGGGGTTGACATGAAAGAAATTGAACCGACAAATGAAAAACTCCGTTTGCCTCCAGAGCTCGAAGAATTGAGTCAAAAGGCAATAGATCAAGGAAAAGCTGTCAGAAGTGGCAGTGTTCCAGCATCTTATACTTCATCGGAAATTCAAGTTATTGGAAAATACATACACTGCTCAGCAAACTGGAATCCCGTTGAGTTTAAAACGGTATGGCTTGATGGCAAGCATGTTGAAAAAATATATGGAGCAGTAAAAGCGACAGAAGTGTTTGGCTTTATTAATCGACCAAACTTCGGTTGGACCCGTGCTGTATGGAATATGAAAGGAGAAAAAGCATGA